In the Gossypium raimondii isolate GPD5lz chromosome 9, ASM2569854v1, whole genome shotgun sequence genome, one interval contains:
- the LOC105798725 gene encoding protein PSK SIMULATOR 1, translating to MALETWLIKLKKTISNTLDTARSSNHKANVGVLSFEIAGLMSKLLQLWNCLSDKTIIRLRDESLSLEGVHKIVSNDESFLLGLACAEMAENIRVVAKSISRISKRCQDSDLQGFDGWFDEFANSGHDRHGWVLSSKDMEAKRKKMDKYVTITATLYKEMEELSTIENCLRKCKEYKPSSIKEQKIVDLQTKLFWQRQEVKYLKERCLWNKSFDMVVSILVRSIFTILARLKLVFFGFEFGYPSCLPRSLSASATVHPTQNPDTFHFVSGPLKTSSKPAVSFFESNLKLLKPPSSTLGAAALALHYANLIIIMEKMIKSPQLVGVDARDDLYSMLPSSIRSCLRGRLKGIGLSSASDPVLAGEWRTAVRSILGWLSPLAHNMIKWQSERSFEHQNLFPKTNVILLFQTLFFANKEKTEAAITELLVGLNYIWRFEREMTAKALFHCTNFNGL from the coding sequence ATGGCTCTTGAAACATGGCtcataaaactcaaaaaaacCATATCCAACACCCTTGATACTGCAAGATCTTCAAATCATAAAGCCAACGTTGGGGTTTTATCCTTTGAAATCGCTGGACTTATGTCAAAGCTTCTACAGCTCTGGAATTGTCTTTCAGATAAGACCATAATTCGTCTTCGTGATGAATCTTTATCTCTCGAAGGAGTGCACAAGATTGTTTCTAACGATGAGTCTTTCCTGTTAGGGTTGGCGTGTGCTGAAATGGCTGAAAATATAAGGGTAGTAGCAAAATCCATTTCCAGGATAAGCAAAAGGTGCCAAGACTCGGATCTTCAAGGTTTCGATGGGTGGTTCGATGAGTTCGCTAACTCAGGTCATGATAGACATGGCTGGGTTCTGAGTTCTAAAGATATGGAAGctaaaagaaagaagatggaCAAGTACGTCACCATTACGGCAACTTTGTATAAAGAAATGGAGGAGTTATCTACAATTGAGAACTGCTTGAGAAAGTGTAAAGAATATAAACCATCTTCAATCAAAGAACAAAAGATTGTTGATCTGCAAACAAAGCTTTTTTGGCAAAGACAAGAAGTTAAGTATTTGAAAGAGAGATGTTTATGGAACAAAAGCTTTGACATGGTTGTTTCCATACTTGTGAGATCGATTTTCACTATTTTAGCAAGGTTGAAGCTTGTTTTCTTCGGGTTTGAGTTTGGGTATCCTTCTTGTTTACCACGAAGTCTCTCAGCTTCTGCAACTGTCCATCCAACTCAAAACCCCGACACTTTTCACTTTGTATCAGGTCCATTGAAGACTTCTTCGAAGCCGGCGGTAAGTTTTTTCGAGTCGAACTTGAAGCTTTTAAAGCCTCCATCAAGTACGTTAGGGGCCGCGGCTTTAGCTCTACACTATGCGAATTTGATTATCATTATGGAGAAGATGATCAAGTCACCACAATTAGTAGGCGTTGATGCAAGAGACGATCTttattccatgcttcctagcaGTATTAGATCGTGTTTAAGGGGTAGATTAAAAGGAATAGGGTTGTCATCAGCGAGTGATCCAGTCCTTGCTGGAGAATGGAGAACAGCTGTGAGAAGCATATTGGGTTGGTTATCGCCATTGGCACACAACATGATCAAATGGCAAAGTGAAAGGAGCTTTGAGCACCAGAATTTGTTTCCCAAAACAAATGTTATTCTTCTTTTCCAAACTCTTTTCTTTGCGAATAAAGAAAAGACCGAAGCAGCTATCACTGAGCTGCTTGTGGGGTTGAATTATATTTGGAGATTCGAAAGGGAAATGACTGCAAAAGCCTTGTTCCACTGCACCAACTTTAATggcctttaa
- the LOC128032570 gene encoding uncharacterized protein LOC128032570: MADLRAMFTHLNLFDDRGLLAELQVKPTWIDQIQDKLLGDKSLGLRFRQIKNGSTSNFGLNKDGVLCFRSQICVLNDSDLRQLILREAHSSPYAIHLGGNKMTRDLRGLYWWPGFKCEVTNFVARCLTCQQVKTEHQLPSVSIISDRDPHFTSRIWKKLHEALGSRLDFSTVFHLHTDGQSKRVI; encoded by the exons ATGGCTGATTTGAGGGCGATGTTCACCCACCTTAATCTGTTTGATGATAGAGGTCTGTTAGCCGAGTTACAAGTTAAGCCGACTTGGATTGATCAGATTCAGGATAAACTTTTAGGGGATAAGTCTCTGGGTTTGCGGTTCCGTCAGATTAAGAATGGCAGTACTTcaaattttgggttgaataaAGATGGAGTTCTGTGTTTTCGAAGTCAGATTTGTGTGCTGAATGATTCTGATCTGAGGCAGTTGATTTTGAGggaggcgcatagtagcccttatgctattcACCTTGGTGGTAATAAGATGACTCGGGATCTCCGTGGactgtattggtggccaggttTCAAATGTGAGGTTACAAATTTCGTTGCTCGTTGTCTGACGTGCCAGCAAGTTAAGACTGAGCACCAGTTACCTTCAG TCTCGATaatttctgatagagatcctcACTTCACTTCTCGAATCTGGAAGAAATTACATGAAGCTCTGGGTTCgagattggacttcagtactgtgTTTCATCTTCATACCGATGGTCAATCTAAGAGGGTGATTTAG